Part of the Aquimarina sp. MAR_2010_214 genome is shown below.
GGGAGTCATTATTTGATTGAAGCTGTACTGGACAATACAATTCTCTTTTTTAATCATCACAGTAAATTAACTGCTCCCAAAATGATTGGGATTACAATTCCTGAAGAAATCATTGAGAAAAGAAAATAAATCTAGTTGTTGTAGTCTACTAACTTAAGTTCATTCCCATCAAAAACACCATAGGTGTAATGAGTAATCCAGTCTCCTAGATTTATATATTGGGATTGTTCGTTTAATTGTATTTCCATAGGAAGATGTCTATGTCCAAACACAAAATAATCCCTGTGTTTACTTTCTAATTTTCTTTTGCAATATTGCACCAACCACTCATTATCTTCTCCTAAAAAAGTCACATCTTCATCTCCCGAAATCAATTTATTTTTAACAGAAAGATACTGTGCCAGTTTTACTCCAAGATCTGGATGTAACCATCTAAAAAACCATTTTGCTACAGGATTGGTAAATACTTTTTTCATTCGTTTATATCCTTTGTCTCCAGGTCCTAAACCATCACCATGGCCTATAAAAAAAGTAGTGTCGTTAAAAGTGAATTCCTGGGGTTTATGATACACAGGAATATTTAATTCTTCTTCAAAATATCCATTCATCCATAAGTCATGATTTCCTACAAAATAATAGATCGGTATTCCCGAATCTGTAATTTCTGCCAGTTTCCCTAAGGTTCTGGTAAAGCCTTTAGGCACCACAGTTTTATACTCGAACCAAAAGTCAAAAAGATCTCCTAACAAGAAGATAGCGGCTGCATCTTTTTTAACTTCATCCAACCATTTTACAAATTTTTGCTCTCTGGGAAAACTCTTTTCTGATGTTGGAGCCCCCAAGTGATTATCACTTGCAAAGTATATTTTTTTCCCTTCAGGAAGGTTCATACGTATAATTTAAAAGGTAAAGGTAAGAAAAGGACCTAAAATTTAAATGATCTATTCATTATCTGATGCATACCACTCTGCAAATGATGTTTCGGTTTCTTTAAGTTTTAAAGAAAATAACTTAATACCTTCAGGCAATCGAGAGGTAATCCTTTCAGCAAAATCAATTACCATATTTTCACTGGTAGGTTGATAATCTACTAAAATTACATTATGCCCTCTATCTTTTAATTCTTTTGCAAGTTCTATATGTGGTGTGTTTTTGTTAAATACTGTTGCATGATCAAAAACATCTTCAATATCTTCTTTTACAATCCTTTTAAGGTCTCCAAAATCAATCACCATTCCTAATTTTACATGCGAAGTATCTGTAATCGGTGTGCCAATTACAGTTACACTTAGCTTATAGCTATGACCATGAACATTTCTACATTTACCATCATATCCATATAAAGCATGTCCGGTTTCGAAAGAAAATTGTTTCGTAATACGAATTTTACTCATTGCTTACTTTGTAATTTTTGGCAAAGTTACGGAAGATTATCGTCTCTTTCTCTTATTTATAAAGTAAACCACAACCAAAACAATTCCTAATACCAGAAACAATCCATTACCTCCTAAAAAATTTAGTATATCCATTATTTATTTAGATTTTTAATTTATAACCCAGGTTCTACATAAGAAAACAACGGCATTTTGAGTATTTTCTTATAAAAAACTAATAAAAGCGGGTAAACCCGCTCTATAATCTAATACTGCTAGATGAAATACAATCTAAAAAAATAAATCACTACGCAATACGTATTAACACATAGATCTACATGCAGCTAAACTTGCCGCACAATGAGAATGACCATCTTCTCTACAATCTACAAAGTCTTGTCTACATTCTCGCAAACAACTATTTGCTCCTCCATTAATACTTGATTGCTCCGTTTTGTTTAAGGACTGAACATGATTTAGGTTTAAAATGTTTTTTAACATGGTTATAGGTTTTAATTTGTAATAATGTAATTTAAGTAAAATATAGGTGTACAACAAATTTCCTTTTTCAATTGAAGTTTGTTTTTCTATTGATTTTTTTGCGTGAGGGATAGTAACGGTTACCCCACAGTCTGACAGAAAGGAAGTACGAGGAGTAAAAGTGAATAGCCCGACCCTTTGGGTCACGTCTAAAAGACAAAAAAGAAAATAACCCCAGAAACAAACACACAAGTGATATGTTTAATGATGAAAACTTTCCTTTTCATACGAGGCGAGCCTTGAAATATTAAATGAGTCGTCCTAAAACAAGTTGACACAAATTCGACTTATTTTAGGACGAGACAAATAATGCTAAGTGAAATACAATCTAAAAAAGCAAATCACAATGCACAAGCATTAACACGCAGATCTACATGCAATATAATCTGCCAGACAGTTAGCACCTCCACTACCAAGACAACTAATATAGTCTTGCCTGCAAGCTAGAAAACAACTGCTTCCTCCATTAATACTTGATTGCTCTGTTTTGTTTAATGATTTAACATCATTACGGTTTAAAATGTTTTTTAACATAATTAAAGGTTTTAAATTTGTAATGATGTAATGTAAAGAAAATAACAAAGGCAAAATTGAGGTTTACCGTAGTCTCTGTTATTCAACTCGTTTATACTCTTTCCAACTGGCTACAAAATGGTCTTTTGCACCCATATTTTGTCTTTTTTTCGTTCCATAGCTCGCTATGCACCTCAAAAAAGACTTTATCTGGACACAAAACCTTAATTTTTCGCTTCAATCAAAAAAGTTTAAACGAGTTCATTTTTTAAATTTTTCTAATGCTTTTTTAGTAAACTCAGAAAGCACTAATTCACCAGAAATAGCCGCCCTTTCTATAAGAAGTTCTTGCCAATGCTCTGTTCCTTTCCAATTTACTTTTTTCATTTGTTGTATTGCTTCTGGGTTATACCCAGCAAGTTTTTCGGCAAATAGTTGTGTTTCTTTATCTAATTCTGATATGGTACTAAAAACGCGCGCATATAATCCTTGTTCTTTTGCCCAATACGCATTTTTCCACTGCGATGCATCCCATGCAAGAGCTTCAAAAGCGGCTAATCCTATTTTTCTTGATACTGCCGGTTCT
Proteins encoded:
- a CDS encoding UDP-2,3-diacylglucosamine diphosphatase; amino-acid sequence: MNLPEGKKIYFASDNHLGAPTSEKSFPREQKFVKWLDEVKKDAAAIFLLGDLFDFWFEYKTVVPKGFTRTLGKLAEITDSGIPIYYFVGNHDLWMNGYFEEELNIPVYHKPQEFTFNDTTFFIGHGDGLGPGDKGYKRMKKVFTNPVAKWFFRWLHPDLGVKLAQYLSVKNKLISGDEDVTFLGEDNEWLVQYCKRKLESKHRDYFVFGHRHLPMEIQLNEQSQYINLGDWITHYTYGVFDGNELKLVDYNN
- a CDS encoding 6-carboxytetrahydropterin synthase, whose product is MSKIRITKQFSFETGHALYGYDGKCRNVHGHSYKLSVTVIGTPITDTSHVKLGMVIDFGDLKRIVKEDIEDVFDHATVFNKNTPHIELAKELKDRGHNVILVDYQPTSENMVIDFAERITSRLPEGIKLFSLKLKETETSFAEWYASDNE